From the genome of Alosa sapidissima isolate fAloSap1 chromosome 14, fAloSap1.pri, whole genome shotgun sequence, one region includes:
- the tcerg1a gene encoding transcription elongation regulator 1a isoform X2, with translation MSDFYVYGKSDQWHAGVPTGSISPIVTLVFPVMAEHTDSSSSGFNGTSMSQQRFRVNAPPVTPPVLRGPSPLLRTPPPFAMLQRPPFLPPPGSSMPPPPGLMFPPGLPPVPAPAPERIWVENKTPEGKVYYYNARTRESVWTKPEGVKVVQQAELTPFITPQGVGPMGMPTLQSSSQSAVESSQSPPSSPSATEAPVTTPSSVMPTPVPSVTVPTVTAVVSGVSLPPPLAAPGNHMPLPPVMVPPFRVPIPLPLPGMLPGMAPPLLPMMPHQMPMTSSARLGMSEWAEFKTPEGKPYYYNHRTRETTWEKPAVVEKAAEQDSSVAADDTELMDTEEDKTKTEQLPDHKEERKEEDMTEEEKAAQKAKPVATTPIAGTPWCVVWTGDDHVFFYNPTTRMSKWERPSELIGRADVDRCLQDPPHKHTPSLEPPKPVVVMRKEELEVGPPDQQEEEPIRPKKRKQEEPEKDPAVEAELKAARERAIVPTEARMQQFKDMLLERGVSAFSTWDKELHKIVFDPRYLLLNPKERKQVFDQYVKTRAEEERKEKKNKILQAREDFKTMMEESKLSLRTTFSEFAARHAKDARFKAIEKMKDREALYTEHVAVLRKKDKDGSKNRQDKVRQDFFALCEEVCVEVGQRWSKLKEKLEEDPRCRAVEPHSREELFKAYTDQLAKNPSSEQAREQARAARAEASLREREREVQKARSQQSREISREREQHKREEAIQHFRALMSDMVRTSDASWSDTRRALRKDHRWESSSVLEREERERLFNEHVEALAKKKKELFRQLLDDTHTITLTTSWKEVKKLIKEDPRCIKFSSSDRKRQREFEDYIRDKYVTAKADFRTLLKETKFITYRSRNLLQESDQHLRDLENVLENDRRYLVLDCVPEERHKLLMSYISELERRGPPPPPTASEPTRRSTK, from the exons ATGTCCGATTTCTACGTCTATGGTAAATCTGACCAATGGCATGCCGGAGTTCCAACCGGAAGCATCTCCCCCATCGTCACGCTTGTTTTTCCTGTAATGGCGGAGCACACAGACTCAAGCAGTAGCGGGTTCAATGGAACCAG TATGTCTCAGCAGCGTTTCCGTGTCAACGCTCCTCCAGTCACGCCTCCAGTGTTGCGGGGCCCCTCCCCTCTGCTGCGGACCCCGCCTCCCTTTGCCATGCTGCag AGGCCGCCGTTTCTGCCGCCACCTGGCAGCTCCATGCCGCCCCCTCCTGGCCTGATGTTCCCTCCCGGCCTCCCGCCTGTCCCCGCACCTGCCCCTGAACGCATCTGGGTGGAGAACAAAACTCCTGAGGGCaag gtaTACTACTATAACGCACGAACGCGTGAGTCTGTGTGGACCAAGCCGGAGGGTGTGAAGGTCGTCCAGCAAGCGGAGTTGACCCCCTTCATAACCCCCCAGGGTGTGGGGCCAATGGGAATGCCCACCCTCCAGAGCAGCAGCCAATCAGCTGTGGAGTCGTCCCAGAGCCcgccctcctctccctcag CAACTGAAGCCCCAGTGACCACGCCCTCCAGCGTCATGCCGACACCTGTGCCCTCAGTGACTGTTCCCACGGTAACAGCAGTGGTGTCGGGTGTCTCGTTGCCCCCTCCTCTCGCTGCCCCTGGCAACCACATGCCCCTCCCCCCCGTCATGGTGCCGCCATTCAGGGTGCCAATTCCCTTACCGCTACCAG gtatGCTTCCTGGCATGGCCCCGCCCTTACTTCCTATGATGCCCCATCAGATGCCGATGACCTCATCAGCCAGACTGGGCATGTCGGAGTGGGCGGAGTTTAAGACACCGGAAGGGAAACCGTACTACTACAACCACCGCACACGTGAGACCACATGGGAAAAACCAGCag tagtagaaaAAGCGGCGGAGCAGGACTCCAGTGTGGCTGCTGATGACACTGAGCTCATGGATACGGAGGAAGACAAGACCAAGACTGAGCAGCTACCAGATCACaaggag GAGCGAAAGGAAGAAGACATGACTGAAGAGGAGAAAGCTGCTCAGAAAGCTAAACCAGTGGCTACCACACCCATCGCCGGAACACCAtg gtgtgtggtgtggacaGGTGATGACCACGTGTTCTTCTACAACCCAACCACACGTATGTCCAAGTGGGAGCGGCCGAGTGAGCTGATTGGTCGAGCTGATGTGGATCGCTGCCTTCAAGACCcgccccacaaacacacaccttcactAGAGCCACCGAAGCcag TGGTGGTGATGAGGaaggaggagctggaggtggGGCCACCTGatcagcaggaggaggagccaATCAGACCTAAGAAGAGGAA gcaaGAGGAGCCAGAGAAGGACCCAGCAGTGGAGGCGGAGCTTAAAGCAGCACGAGAGAGAGCCATCGTTCCCACGGAAGCTCGCATGCAGCAGTTCAAAGACATGCTGCTCGAACGTgga gTGTCAGCCTTCTCTACATGGGATAAGGAGCTGCATAAAATCGTGTTCGACCCACGCTACCTCTTATTGAACCCTAAAGAGAGGAAACAG gTGTTTGATCAGTATGTGAAGACTCGcgctgaggaggagaggaaggagaagaagaataagaTTCTTCAGGCCCGTGAGGATTTCAAGACCATGATGGAGGAGTCCAAACTCagcctcag GACCACGTTTAGTGAGTTTGCAGCGCGCCACGCTAAAGATGCTCGCTTTAAGGCCATTGAGAAGATGAAGGACCGTGAGGCTCTCTACACGGAACACGTGGCTGTACTCCGCAAGAAGGACAAGGATGGCAGCAAGAACCGCCAGGACAAG gtgcggcAGGACTTCTTTGCCCtgtgtgaggaggtgtgtgtggaggtggggcaGCGCTGGAGTAAGCTGAAGGAGAAGCTGGAGGAGGATCCTCGATGCCGAGCCGTCGAGCCGCACTCACGAGAGGAACTCTTCAAGGCCTACACAGACCAGCTGgccaag aacccCTCGTCTGAGCAGGCTCGTGAACAGGCTCGTGCGGCGCGTGCGGAGGCCAGTCTAAGGGAGCGTGAGCGGGAAGTGCAGAAGGCGCGAAGCCAACAGAGCCGAGAGATCAGCCGCGAGAGAGAACAGCACAAGAGGGAAGAGGCCATCCAGCACTTTAGAGCCCTCATGTCTGATAtg GTGCGGACGTCGGACGCGTCGTGGTCAGACACGCGCCGTGCGCTGCGTAAGGATCACCGCTGGGAGTCATCGTCGGTGCTGGAGCGGGAGGAGCGCGAGCGCCTGTTTAACGAGCACGTGGAGGCGCTCgccaagaagaagaaggagctcTTCAGGCAGCTGCTCgacgacacacacacc ATCACTCTGACCACCTCATGGAAGGAAGTGAAAAAACTCATAAAGGAGGATCCCCGTTGCATCAAGTTCTCCAGCAGTGACCGG aagcgCCAGCGAGAGTTTGAGGACTACATCAGAGATAAATACGTAACGGCCAAAGCTGATTTCAGAACACTCCTCAAGGAAACCAAGTTCATCacctacag ATCCCGTAACTTGTTGCAGGAGTCGGATCAGCACCTGCGGGACCTGGAGAACGTTCTGGAGAATGACCGGCGCTACCTGGTTCTAGATTGTGTTCCAGAGGAACGGCACAAGCTGCTCATGTCCTACATCAGCGAGCTAGAACGCCGCggacccccaccaccccccacagCTTCGGAACCCACGCGACGCTCCACAAaataa
- the tcerg1a gene encoding transcription elongation regulator 1a isoform X1 — protein sequence MSDFYVYGKSDQWHAGVPTGSISPIVTLVFPVMAEHTDSSSSGFNGTSMSQQRFRVNAPPVTPPVLRGPSPLLRTPPPFAMLQRPPFLPPPGSSMPPPPGLMFPPGLPPVPAPAPERIWVENKTPEGKVYYYNARTRESVWTKPEGVKVVQQAELTPFITPQGVGPMGMPTLQSSSQSAVESSQSPPSSPSATEAPVTTPSSVMPTPVPSVTVPTVTAVVSGVSLPPPLAAPGNHMPLPPVMVPPFRVPIPLPLPGMLPGMAPPLLPMMPHQMPMTSSARLGMSEWAEFKTPEGKPYYYNHRTRETTWEKPAVVEKAAEQDSSVAADDTELMDTEEDKTKTEQLPDHKEERKEEDMTEEEKAAQKAKPVATTPIAGTPWCVVWTGDDHVFFYNPTTRMSKWERPSELIGRADVDRCLQDPPHKHTPSLEPPKPVVVMRKEELEVGPPDQQEEEPIRPKKRKQEEPEKDPAVEAELKAARERAIVPTEARMQQFKDMLLERGVSAFSTWDKELHKIVFDPRYLLLNPKERKQVFDQYVKTRAEEERKEKKNKILQAREDFKTMMEESKLSLRTTFSEFAARHAKDARFKAIEKMKDREALYTEHVAVLRKKDKDGSKNRQDKVRQDFFALCEEVCVEVGQRWSKLKEKLEEDPRCRAVEPHSREELFKAYTDQLAKNPSSEQAREQNPSSEQAREQARAARAEASLREREREVQKARSQQSREISREREQHKREEAIQHFRALMSDMVRTSDASWSDTRRALRKDHRWESSSVLEREERERLFNEHVEALAKKKKELFRQLLDDTHTITLTTSWKEVKKLIKEDPRCIKFSSSDRKRQREFEDYIRDKYVTAKADFRTLLKETKFITYRSRNLLQESDQHLRDLENVLENDRRYLVLDCVPEERHKLLMSYISELERRGPPPPPTASEPTRRSTK from the exons ATGTCCGATTTCTACGTCTATGGTAAATCTGACCAATGGCATGCCGGAGTTCCAACCGGAAGCATCTCCCCCATCGTCACGCTTGTTTTTCCTGTAATGGCGGAGCACACAGACTCAAGCAGTAGCGGGTTCAATGGAACCAG TATGTCTCAGCAGCGTTTCCGTGTCAACGCTCCTCCAGTCACGCCTCCAGTGTTGCGGGGCCCCTCCCCTCTGCTGCGGACCCCGCCTCCCTTTGCCATGCTGCag AGGCCGCCGTTTCTGCCGCCACCTGGCAGCTCCATGCCGCCCCCTCCTGGCCTGATGTTCCCTCCCGGCCTCCCGCCTGTCCCCGCACCTGCCCCTGAACGCATCTGGGTGGAGAACAAAACTCCTGAGGGCaag gtaTACTACTATAACGCACGAACGCGTGAGTCTGTGTGGACCAAGCCGGAGGGTGTGAAGGTCGTCCAGCAAGCGGAGTTGACCCCCTTCATAACCCCCCAGGGTGTGGGGCCAATGGGAATGCCCACCCTCCAGAGCAGCAGCCAATCAGCTGTGGAGTCGTCCCAGAGCCcgccctcctctccctcag CAACTGAAGCCCCAGTGACCACGCCCTCCAGCGTCATGCCGACACCTGTGCCCTCAGTGACTGTTCCCACGGTAACAGCAGTGGTGTCGGGTGTCTCGTTGCCCCCTCCTCTCGCTGCCCCTGGCAACCACATGCCCCTCCCCCCCGTCATGGTGCCGCCATTCAGGGTGCCAATTCCCTTACCGCTACCAG gtatGCTTCCTGGCATGGCCCCGCCCTTACTTCCTATGATGCCCCATCAGATGCCGATGACCTCATCAGCCAGACTGGGCATGTCGGAGTGGGCGGAGTTTAAGACACCGGAAGGGAAACCGTACTACTACAACCACCGCACACGTGAGACCACATGGGAAAAACCAGCag tagtagaaaAAGCGGCGGAGCAGGACTCCAGTGTGGCTGCTGATGACACTGAGCTCATGGATACGGAGGAAGACAAGACCAAGACTGAGCAGCTACCAGATCACaaggag GAGCGAAAGGAAGAAGACATGACTGAAGAGGAGAAAGCTGCTCAGAAAGCTAAACCAGTGGCTACCACACCCATCGCCGGAACACCAtg gtgtgtggtgtggacaGGTGATGACCACGTGTTCTTCTACAACCCAACCACACGTATGTCCAAGTGGGAGCGGCCGAGTGAGCTGATTGGTCGAGCTGATGTGGATCGCTGCCTTCAAGACCcgccccacaaacacacaccttcactAGAGCCACCGAAGCcag TGGTGGTGATGAGGaaggaggagctggaggtggGGCCACCTGatcagcaggaggaggagccaATCAGACCTAAGAAGAGGAA gcaaGAGGAGCCAGAGAAGGACCCAGCAGTGGAGGCGGAGCTTAAAGCAGCACGAGAGAGAGCCATCGTTCCCACGGAAGCTCGCATGCAGCAGTTCAAAGACATGCTGCTCGAACGTgga gTGTCAGCCTTCTCTACATGGGATAAGGAGCTGCATAAAATCGTGTTCGACCCACGCTACCTCTTATTGAACCCTAAAGAGAGGAAACAG gTGTTTGATCAGTATGTGAAGACTCGcgctgaggaggagaggaaggagaagaagaataagaTTCTTCAGGCCCGTGAGGATTTCAAGACCATGATGGAGGAGTCCAAACTCagcctcag GACCACGTTTAGTGAGTTTGCAGCGCGCCACGCTAAAGATGCTCGCTTTAAGGCCATTGAGAAGATGAAGGACCGTGAGGCTCTCTACACGGAACACGTGGCTGTACTCCGCAAGAAGGACAAGGATGGCAGCAAGAACCGCCAGGACAAG gtgcggcAGGACTTCTTTGCCCtgtgtgaggaggtgtgtgtggaggtggggcaGCGCTGGAGTAAGCTGAAGGAGAAGCTGGAGGAGGATCCTCGATGCCGAGCCGTCGAGCCGCACTCACGAGAGGAACTCTTCAAGGCCTACACAGACCAGCTGgccaag aacccCTCGTCTGAGCAGGCTCGTGAGCAG aacccCTCGTCTGAGCAGGCTCGTGAACAGGCTCGTGCGGCGCGTGCGGAGGCCAGTCTAAGGGAGCGTGAGCGGGAAGTGCAGAAGGCGCGAAGCCAACAGAGCCGAGAGATCAGCCGCGAGAGAGAACAGCACAAGAGGGAAGAGGCCATCCAGCACTTTAGAGCCCTCATGTCTGATAtg GTGCGGACGTCGGACGCGTCGTGGTCAGACACGCGCCGTGCGCTGCGTAAGGATCACCGCTGGGAGTCATCGTCGGTGCTGGAGCGGGAGGAGCGCGAGCGCCTGTTTAACGAGCACGTGGAGGCGCTCgccaagaagaagaaggagctcTTCAGGCAGCTGCTCgacgacacacacacc ATCACTCTGACCACCTCATGGAAGGAAGTGAAAAAACTCATAAAGGAGGATCCCCGTTGCATCAAGTTCTCCAGCAGTGACCGG aagcgCCAGCGAGAGTTTGAGGACTACATCAGAGATAAATACGTAACGGCCAAAGCTGATTTCAGAACACTCCTCAAGGAAACCAAGTTCATCacctacag ATCCCGTAACTTGTTGCAGGAGTCGGATCAGCACCTGCGGGACCTGGAGAACGTTCTGGAGAATGACCGGCGCTACCTGGTTCTAGATTGTGTTCCAGAGGAACGGCACAAGCTGCTCATGTCCTACATCAGCGAGCTAGAACGCCGCggacccccaccaccccccacagCTTCGGAACCCACGCGACGCTCCACAAaataa